The following nucleotide sequence is from Malania oleifera isolate guangnan ecotype guangnan chromosome 4, ASM2987363v1, whole genome shotgun sequence.
CCATTGGCGGAAGATGGATATAATGACTGGTACCGATCCATCATGATTCGCTGCGTGAGTAGAACCGCCAATTTACACATGACAGTGGTGAGTTAAAAAAATAACTAAACGCATGTAAAAAACATACTGGTTTTATATCATTAACTTATTCGTATTGTGTCCAACGTATTTTTTTGTAGGAACATATGATGGGGACCATCCACTTATCAGATTGTGTCCTGACATGTCCCGCTAGACCAATTGCAGAGGCATGTATGCGGTTTGTGGCTGAGGAAGCTCGTCGATCAATTCATAGGTCTCGCCACGCCAACGCGGAGGGTCCTGAATCAGATGATGATGTCACAGCTACTGAGCAGGCATCGCATAGAAGAGGTCGTGGTGGACCTCGCCGAAGTCGTGGAGGGGGGCGTGTTCGAGTTGAGGGGGGGTCCCACCCAACCATCCCAGTGGACAGAAAGTGATTGGAGAGCATCAACACCGCAGTTCACACCGGCACAGACCTCCATGTGGCACGTAGAGGCTTCTTCTTCCCATATGCCATACGGGGGTTATCAGCATCAGTATGGGGCATCAACCAGTACACCATACCATCCAGAGGCTCTGCAGTCCATACAAAGTGACCCACCTTCAATGTATCGGGAACAACAGCAATACCATCAATTTCCGAGCTCATCACCGATCCCATTCGATCTTTTCATTGATGGGGGGTCGCTTGATGCCGGACTGGAGGAACATATCCCTCCAACAGCTGAAGGTAACGATGGTGCGGAAGGGGCAGCTAGACATCGCAGAAGGCAACGTCAACCTCCGCAAGAATGACACCAACAATCGCCGAGACAAAGGAGACCACGACCATGTGGGACTTAGTGACGCAAGAGTACATTATTATGCATGtatactttaaaattttttttttttcgagcaatgaataataataataataataataataataataataataatcatatttaataaaaaataattgtatataacttttttatacaaaatttttttaaatttatatttataaattgaccatgaaataaattaataacaGAATAGAAGAACGAAATAGAACTCGAGTACAACTCACtaatttcaaaagctaaaaagcTTAATGGCAACTCACAAATTTCAAGTACATTACACATTAAGTACATATTTTGAATGTATTATGATGGTCCAGCATTGTCATGACCTCCAGTCCTCCTTGGACATCGATTGCGGTTGTGACCCTCTTGGTGGCAAAACCCGCACCGCATCCTCCGACTACCCTCTCGTACATCCATTTCGTTACGCAGTCTCGAACTTTTAGGGCGTCCTTTCTGCCTAAGCAAATTTCGATTACCGTATAATATTGGCGCTACTGGATCCCTCCAATAATGTTCATGGAGGATGGGAATGAAGTCCATCGCATATGTCGCATAATGCTCCTGTACCGTGAAACAAGGGTCAATATAGGTTCTAAACCCCAATCTTTTTGCACCACAGACAACTAACAAGTGAGAACAAGGGTAGTGTAGATTCTGCCACTTCCCACATGTACACCGACGTCCCTTTATGTCAACTGTTTGAATATTTCGACCCTTATTTGGTGGCCGCGGTGCAGTTTGAATGCTGAACAACCCCCTTTCAATGTTGAAGTTGATAACCTCATGTCCAGCATACGCCATCTCCCTCCTTTGCATTTGCAACAACATATGTGGTGTGTAACCATTCCCCGACTCCATTGCTTGGCGAGATGCCTCTCGGCGGGCACTAAAGTACtatgcaacgcgataaaatgtcatCTGGAACAATGGCCGTTATTGGTAGACTACGAGTTCCTTTCAAGACGGCATTAAAACATCAACAAGATTTGTGGTCATGTTTCCTTACCTTCGACCACCATCGTGACATTGCGTCCATATGTGAGGAGGTATCTCTTCAAAAAAGGACTTTGCAATTGGCCCACCCTCTCTTAGGATTCTTTCCATCATACTATTGAATTTCCTAACTTGGTGCTCCCTACCAGCTATTTCAACCATCCGCTTGAGCATCGTATTGTGCACCCTCTGGTTGAAGTTGCTAACAATGTGATGTAAGCAAAACCGATGGTGCGCACGCGGTGGTTGCCAGTCATCGTTCTGACGAATGGCAGCAAGAATACCGACATGTCTATCTGATATAAGACACAAATTATCGCGCGATCAGTCACTTCATCCCGAATGCACTTAAGGAACCAGGACCATGTGCGCAAACTCTCCTCCTCAACGATGGCAAACGCTACTGGAAATATTTGTTGATTTGCATCAGGGGCCGTTGCAATTAATAATTTACCTTTATATTTTTCGTACAAGTGAGTTCCGTCCACATAGAGAACTGGAGGACAATGACGAAATCCCTCTATtgatgctgcaaatgaccaaaacaCACATGTCAAAATAGCAGCGTTGTTAGCATCAGGGATTTCTGTCCACGCCCACTTCACCTTTGTACCGGGATTTATTTCACACATAGCATGCATCCATTTTGGAAGTAGTTGATTTGAAATATCCCAATCTCCAAACACCCTTGCAACTGCCCTTTGCTTCCCGAGCCAAACCTTTCTGTATGATACATGGTACTGGTACTTTGACCTCAAGTGTGTTTGCAAAGCTGCAATAGAAGCACCGGCATCACTTTTGATAATTTCTACGACTTCATTTGCAACTAAGGTAGACTTCAGTTGTGGGTGGTCCTGCGAGAGAGTCTCGTTTATGCATGTATGTGGCCCTCTGTATTGTGTAATTTCAAATAGCCCATGCTTTTTACGTTGAGTTGCACGCAACCGCCAAACACAGGTTTCGTCTGCATTGCACCTAACCATCCACGTTGTTTGGGTGGATTGCACCACCTTAAATTTGTGGTGTGTTTGCGCATGGTGGACGCGCACGGAGTGAATGAGGTCATCCTTCGTGTTGAAAATCATACCTTTCCCAAATTCTGATACGCCATCCCATCGGGTGCCCTCGAGTGAACTTTCAACTTCAGTTCTGATATGACCGGATTCAACATCAACCATGTAAGCTAATGGCTACACGTCGCGTACCCTCCTGTGACCGACATGTGTGTTCTAAGGAGGCATCACAAATTCTTCATGGTGAACCCCATATTCATTTTGTTCACCAGCTTCATCTACCCCTGCATCCGCCTCTTCAAAATCCTCTTCTATATCCTTTTCTTCCTCAAATTCACGGTTGCAGTCCATATCAGGTAGCATTGGCTGGACCGTGTATGCCCCCCCTCTTATTCATGACAATAGATGGAACTTTTTGGAAGTCTGGTATGGACACAGCTCTAGTTGAACTTCGGTCATACCTATACTTTGTTGATTGTTCTGCTTCGTGATAATAATTGCTTCCCACACTGAATCCCTGCAAGGTAGACTCCTCACGTTGAAGCTCTGTTGTCAAGAATTCTGGTTGAAATGATGTACCAAGGATGTCATTCAAATCTAATGCCGCAGTCACCTGTGAAAGGTGATCAAATAGTCTGCTCGTCTCACCGGTACCATATTTGGTATATGGTTGAGAATAAATGAATGCTTCCCCTTGCAAAGTTGGGGCTCCGCCTATACTACTACTTCGAGGAATGCGATTAACAAAAATCTCAACAACATATACGTCTGGACAAGAACTCTGCGGGTCCAACGCAATTACGACGTCTGCATCATTTTTTATTGGGATGTCAATGTAGAACAAATTTCCACCACCCCCTCGTTGCGGATATCTTGATGTCAGTTCTAACATGTATTCCTTTGGATCAATATCTAATCCTTCATATATTTGCGTTTCAAACTTTCTAACTTCATCCTCCTTCGAACTCGAATGGCTTTCGTTGGCCCAGCGCTGTACTCAATACCGATTGATCCATGAATAATCTCACAGTCAATGTATAATAAGACCGTAACTTTGTTAGCTGGAGAATTTGACGTCATTATGACTTATCAAAAGTAGAGTTTATCTGCAAGGTGGTAAGAAGGTTGGAGGatcaacaaataaatgaaaaggGAGAAAGCTTGAGTAATGGTTGAGGGATGATGAACAAATATATATTAGACTAGCATAAcaaaaccgacttttggaaagtcaattttgatttttttacgtacacccacacacatgcatacacgaCGGACTTACttttttttaataccaaaccGACTTACCAAAAGTTGGTTTAGACACTATTCATACCAAACAGACTTTCCAAAAATTGGTTTGGATACTATTTTcaagaattaattttttaataccaaaccaactttccaaaagttggtttggacactattcatgcatgcacaaatgcaggaattaattttttaataccaaaccgactttccaaaagtcggtttgcaCACTATTCATGTACTTACACATGCAACTATTAAgcaagccccccccccccctcttctctctctccccctcctccTCTCTCCCCCTCCCGACACCTATccctcaccttttttttttttttttattatgcttccccttttttaaaataaaaaaaaaaaattcagcctAGCCCCACCTCTCTCCATGCCCCTCCCGTGCATGCATGCAGAAGTCCCCTCATAGCTTTATAATCACAAGActcatctttaaaaaataaattattaacaaTTGGAACAAGGTAAGAAATATGAATGATAAGAAAAGAATGTTAAAGTTGAATTTAGAATCGATATACCAAATTGCTAAAATTaccaaaataaaacaaaatttacttAACAAAaactttttaatttcaaatttgtaaTTAGTACATATCTTGTGACTATTACAAAAAATAAGTAAATTTGCATGCATCATTCTTACTTTAATCTTCCTCTCTCCCTATGCTTCACATAATAATGTGCAGCCACTGCTACAATTGTGATTTCTTTCGATCCAAATTAAAACACTGACATGAATGCTAAAGATTTTGCCCCCAGATTGCCCTCGACTTTTTACCTAAATAAACTATCCCAATCACTTAAGTCttacttaatataattttatattatattttcgtgagttttattaaaaaataatataaatttatattatattttatctaaatttatgcTTAAATTCATATAAGATTTTAAATTTATACTTCCAAATACAGAGTTACTGTTCAAGCAAATTGAAGTTGACATCTTAACTTTAAATTtgtgtattttgaaatataaacttaTATTAACTATCATACCAatctatacatatataaatttaagactttatatttattttactaaaaaaagttaaaaaaaattaaaattaaatagtGAGATTGATCACCaaactgactttccaaaagtcaatttggtctctttttttttttataaaaaaaaaaaaaattcacctcACGTGTTTTTTCTTCTCACCCCTTTATGtgggtttttattttttgtctGACAACCCCTCCCATCAATCTCCATTCCTccaccgccccccccccccccaccccaaaaaCGTTTCTCTGACAGCCTTTCCCCCacccatttatttattttaaaactaaaatttgcGGCTGGGTTAGAATCAAAacccaaaccgacttttgaaaagtcggttggGTATAatttggtaaatattacatattttatctatttttgtgttttttattattttttgttattatttccgTAAAAAACTCCATATCTTTCACCTGAGCAGCAGCTCATGCAAAAGTATGCATTGACTTGAAAGAATAGTATCTCTTTATTCTGTGGAGCGTTATTGTATTAACTGCAAGCATTTACGATCCATTTATTCATGGGGCtctctatgtatatatatagcccCATGAATAAATCGATATATATAATGTGAAGTGTATTCGTTAATAAATTATAAGGGTGATGTGTATTGGTTACGGGCAATTGAACATGATTTTcagtctcttttttttttttttttttaagcttttgaAATTTGATGAGAAAATGAATGAAAAACCCTATGAAGGAccacaatttttttctttttttttttttttcgtggggctctctatctatatatataatgtgAAGTCGGGGTTGAAATCTCCCTCTAAATTCGAATGCAATCACGGCCTATACACAGCCGAGTTGGATTTTCGGCCAATCTACTTCGAAAACTCCGCCCAGGATACTGTTTGCTGCCAGCATCAACCAGGTTTATCAACTGGAATTGAATCTCCGATGCTCTTACTGGATTGTTCATTGCTTTACCACCACGTCATGCCTATTTATTCATTACTTTGTGAGTGTTGTACTCTAATAGTACAATTATTTAATGTAatggataagaaaaaaaaaatgtgatgaTTAATATATAATTCTAGCATTAATACCGGAcctcatatttaataaaaaattataatggtatatttttaaatttgttgtGCAATAATGTAAATGACTGCAAGGTTAAAAAATTTATTCTTTATCGGGATCTTTGGTTTATATAAAATAACAagataaatttgattccatttcaGTTCTATTTACTAAATAgaggaaaatcataaatattaggatttgaaatttttatataaaaaatttaaggaTTAAATAAGTGCATTATAAAATATGGGTAATTGCTGTTTTGCAGCTTTAAGTTTATTAATATACCCTAAATAGATAcatttaaaaacaaaacaaaaacaaacaaacaaacacacacacacacttggaTTGAAATATTCAAAGATTTTGATTGACGGGCATTTAAAAGGCACAGCTACGTGGGGCTCGTGTTCTGTGGAGCGTTGTGGTACTAATTGAAAACATTTATGATCGATTtattcgtatatatatatataatgagaaGTTGGTGAGTGCTTGGACGTGGTCATACAAATTAAATTTGTGTGGTCCTTCTGCATAAAATTTGCTATCAAATTAGATTGGTAGTGGGTTTGTAAGCATAAATTCCATAtcatgaatttggataaaatgaatttaataaaCTTTTCTTAAATatagattaaattttaaaaaaaatcaggtaattattttttttaaagttaaaatttcatacttccaaacgCTACTTAACTTCTCATACAATTTGTTATCTTTACCTTCTTAAAACATGTTAGAATGCAAATTTAAAGTATATTTGTTTCCTTGTTAGGTTGTTTCATTACAACCTAAAATTTCTACCAGCGTGCAATCCTTAtcactgcattcgccatgcaggagacatttaatacaagcatgcaatctagtagttcaatcaacaattcataataccatccatcaaaaaGAATTATTCATTTAATGTATTATGGATTGTAATTTACAATTCTGATCACATAAAGGCATAATGGCATTAACACAGTAAGATTATAAGGGCATTCAATTTATATagtaatgaaagaaaaaaaaaatgttccccTTAAGTTATGCACTGTTACTAACTTATGCCTTGATCTTCTTTTCATTCTTTAAGGTcatagccaagtgttttaagattttcaatgattttaagTTTGGCTCTTCATGCTTTGGcgtagaggaccaaaaggtcataACCAATATTTTTTAGGGTCATAAGCTTGCATTgcttcttatgaatttcaatgcgtgagaggcataagttcaaataattttgaattttaactacatgtgcataggtctctttcaaatttcatttcatcatctagatttgaaacctagtgcaaccacTTTAGTCATTCAACATCATTTGAAGCTCTAAAAGATTTGATTGAAACTTGAGAGCTTGTAGGAAAAATGAATACTCTCaaggattaaatttttattatgttCAGACAAGTATTTAAGGAAGCAGGACATTATGCATGATGAGCACGCCAAACAAAATGTCCTTACAAATTTTAGCAAAGAGCATTATGGAGTGTATGAATATTTAAAGAATGATGCTCTTTGGTAATTTTAGATCAActatagagacccgaaaaatataataaataaaaagaaattgaaaaatggatttttggctggGAAAAGGGaaaaatcggcgatggttttcacaagaggaaaaatattagcgatggtTTTGGAGATCAGAAAATAGGCAACGATTTTCTGGAGAAGGAAGAAAACCGACGACGGTTGTGGGATTTAACCGCGGGACGGTAAATGGTAAACGGTAAATTTTGATCCAATTAATAGAAAATCAGCAATGGTTTACTAAGAGTAAGAGAAAGTCATTGATGATTTTTGTTAGCAGTGCTGAAGATATAAAAGAACCGAGAAGCTCATttgaagaattaaaaaaataaacaccctctctctctctctctctctctctctctctctctctcatgcaaaccTACGAACCCTTTTCCAATTTCCTTCGATTCCGCCTCTGTTAAAGTCCAGATTGATGATTAGGAACTACCACGGGGTTCTTGagaagattctttacaacataGGAGGAGCGGAATTTTGGTTTGGCATTCCGGGTTACCattccaaaactgaggtaagggtgttaaatataagtttttttttttttatttggagtATTTAGAGCATTGGAAATACTGAAAGATGAATATTCTGGTAATTGAgctgattaatttggggaaaatataatttcagggattTGAGTTCTGAACGTCGCAGGGGTGTAGATTTAGCGTTTTAATGGGCTTTCTAGGAAACatgtaagggaatagattatgtcaggttttttttaggaaaatttacgtttattatacagtatatatttcaaaaattatatgtataatataattagttttgggaaatactgatgttgaactgagtaaatcatgattttatattaaaggatattttatcagtaaattatgtTTTCAAGGCCAAATAATATCATATAGAattactcactcgtgtggcatgagtataaatggAATGTTTTAATAATATATCAGAATAtgttttaatttcatggaataaGCATGATATTACAGTGATTTTAGAAACATGATAATCAGTACAAAAATtaagatattttcaatatattatgatatgacagtcaGCGAGATGTCGTGATAGTATAGCCGacgcagatgccgagatatgatagTCGGTGCAGATGCTAAGATATGATAGCTGGTGTAGATGACGTGATCAGTACTGTTATGATGTCGTGATCGGTACTGTTATAATGTCGTGATCAGTACTGTTACGATGTTatgattcagaaattatgaaataacagTTCTATTCAAAGTTACATAAAAGTTAGATtttattacaaaattatgaaaatgttatttatgaacagaaatataatatgtgaaatgtattatatagtagcaGCACCTAGATGGTTACGTATGTtaaaagcacggtaccatagttagTTTTTAgatcggtgtagtaggatacccaatGAGTGCCGACCCCTAGAGGTTGTCGGTGCATAGGTTGGGCGGATTAGATTGGGTATAGCcgacaatgcaaccacactagtAAGGAAGTGTGGGCCAATGACCGATTAGCCCGGAAGTGTaggcggtgtagtaggatacccacaaTGTTAGTGACCCCTAGACGTTGTCGGTGTAGTAGGCCGGGCaggccaggttgggtgggcaatcgtgcatagtatgttatgtttgacttaacctggtaggctagCCAGCGTTACGTCTAGCCTTCGGGGCACACAATCcagatcatgaggggtggagtcatgataaACAGACATGcaaggtataatttcagtattataaagATTCAGCAGATGATTTAAATGTTATGGAAATTCTTTACGTTctagtaagattatgtttataAATACAGATTTTCAAGTAATATCAGTTACAGCTTAAGTTACATTACAATTATAATATTTGCAGTATATGATTATAGGATGataatgctcatgttgccacacacagATAATAGTCTATTTCCTTTAGTGAGAGGCGTCTTACCCTAGaattacaaatatttcaagaaaccccGACAGACAAAGAGAGCGAGatccgtgatagaggagttcgtgGACACTACCCAGTTGTAGGATAAGCAATCGGGTCAGTCTCataatggatttttggggtataggTGTATATATGTAGAAACAATgttactctggtattgtatatatgaaaagtgtattttggttccgCCGCTTAagtgatatgtatgtatatacaggtgAATCCCTAGTACCTTTGCGTCTAGGTTGACTTGACTATATGATATGGAATgagagtaataatattttataaaaggaaaagaaattgttcTAAAAATAAGGGCatgacattttggtatcagagtctaggttgttaggttctgtaaactttagtatgcagcggaaataataccagagtataggaatggattaagaatttagtgagtcaatgttggggaaattaagatgagtatttaggatTTTATCTAGTGATTGGGAAGCATGATTTCCATAGTGGTTTatatgtttttcctgaggtgacgattttaggaaagccatagtaaactattgttgggttgtgtttctcaattgctggactaaatcttaaattgaggACATAATATTTCAGTTAGATGAATATGTCAGTTATGTTATGCATATAGGGTCCTTAGATTATGTTTATttcctttttaggatggaccctggaggtagcaACGCTCACGCCAGTAGGGATGAT
It contains:
- the LOC131153693 gene encoding uncharacterized protein LOC131153693, whose product is MVDVESGHIRTEVESSLEGTRWDGVSEFGKGMIFNTKDDLIHSVRVHHAQTHHKFKVVQSTQTTWMVRCNADETCVWRLRATQRKKHGLFEITQYRGPHTCINETLSQDHPQLKSTLVANEVVEIIKSDAGASIAALQTHLRSKYQYHVSYRKVWLGKQRAVARVFGDWDISNQLLPKWMHAMCEINPGTKVKWAWTEIPDANNAAILTCVFWSFAASIEGFRHCPPVLYVDGTHLYEKYKDRHVGILAAIRQNDDWQPPRAHHRFCLHHIVSNFNQRVHNTMLKRMVEIAGREHQVRKFNSMMERILREGGPIAKSFFEEIPPHIWTQCHDGGRSARREASRQAMESGNGYTPHMLLQMQRREMAYAGHEVINFNIERGLFSIQTAPRPPNKGRNIQTVDIKGRRCTCGKWQNLHYPCSHLLVVCGAKRLGFRTYIDPCFTVQEHYATYAMDFIPILHEHYWRDPVAPILYGNRNLLRQKGRPKSSRLRNEMDVREGSRRMRCGFCHQEGHNRNRCPRRTGGHDNAGPS